The proteins below are encoded in one region of Sphingobacterium sp. R2:
- a CDS encoding ABC-F family ATP-binding cassette domain-containing protein yields MINVSNLSLRFGKRVLFEDVNLKFTPGNCYGIIGANGAGKSTFLKIISGEVDPSTGSVAFTPGERMSVLSQDHYAFDEFTVLETVMMGNQELYKIMKEKDAIYMKEDFSDADGERAGELESLFAEMDGWNAESNAATLLSSLGIKEELHYKLVSEIDGNQKVRVLLAQALFGKPDILILDEPTNDLDINTIAWLEDFLASYEAIVLVVSHDRHFLDAVCTHTVDIDFGKMTIYTGNYSFWYESSQLALKQRSDQNKKMEDKVKELQEFIRRFSANASKSKQATSRKKALDKINIDEIKPSNRKYPAIMFNTMNREPGDQTLQVEGLSKTVNGEVFFKDITFMINKGDKIAVLGPNSLVTTAFYDILTGRDTNFGGEFKWGVTITPADMPIENAEFFEGKNENLVDWLRNYTTNPEADEQFIRGFLGKMLFSGEEVMKKVSVLSGGEKMRCMFSRMMLQGANFLIFDEPTNHLDLESITALNNGMSDFKGSMLFTSRDHELTETVANRIIELTPKGIIDKLMTYDEYINSDVVKAQREEMYK; encoded by the coding sequence ATGATTAATGTGTCAAATCTCTCCCTTCGTTTTGGTAAACGTGTACTATTCGAAGATGTCAATCTAAAATTCACACCTGGAAACTGTTACGGTATTATTGGCGCTAATGGAGCAGGTAAATCTACTTTCTTAAAAATTATCTCAGGGGAAGTTGATCCTTCGACAGGTTCAGTGGCATTCACGCCAGGCGAACGCATGTCTGTTTTAAGTCAGGATCACTATGCTTTCGATGAGTTTACTGTTCTTGAAACTGTCATGATGGGTAACCAAGAGCTTTACAAAATCATGAAAGAGAAAGATGCCATTTACATGAAAGAGGATTTCTCTGATGCCGACGGCGAACGTGCTGGCGAACTGGAAAGTCTTTTTGCTGAAATGGATGGATGGAATGCCGAATCTAATGCCGCAACTTTATTGAGCAGTTTGGGCATTAAAGAAGAACTACATTATAAGTTGGTTTCTGAAATTGACGGTAACCAAAAAGTCCGCGTACTCTTAGCGCAAGCATTATTTGGCAAACCAGATATTTTGATTCTCGATGAGCCTACCAATGATTTGGATATTAATACCATCGCATGGTTAGAGGATTTTTTAGCGAGTTACGAGGCAATCGTCTTAGTTGTATCCCACGACCGTCACTTCTTGGATGCTGTATGTACGCATACAGTGGATATTGATTTTGGTAAGATGACAATCTATACCGGTAACTACTCGTTTTGGTACGAATCTTCTCAATTAGCGTTAAAGCAACGTTCTGATCAAAACAAGAAAATGGAAGATAAAGTGAAAGAACTTCAGGAATTTATCCGTCGGTTCTCTGCCAATGCTTCCAAATCCAAACAAGCTACTTCTCGTAAAAAAGCCTTGGATAAGATCAATATTGACGAGATTAAACCATCCAACCGTAAATATCCGGCTATCATGTTCAATACCATGAATCGTGAACCAGGAGATCAAACGCTACAAGTTGAAGGATTAAGCAAAACAGTCAATGGCGAGGTATTCTTTAAGGATATCACGTTTATGATTAATAAAGGCGATAAAATCGCTGTTCTAGGTCCAAATTCATTGGTTACTACCGCATTCTACGATATCCTGACGGGTAGAGATACCAATTTCGGTGGCGAATTCAAGTGGGGTGTTACGATCACTCCTGCCGATATGCCAATTGAAAATGCAGAATTCTTTGAAGGTAAAAATGAAAATTTGGTCGACTGGCTAAGAAATTATACCACTAACCCAGAAGCAGACGAGCAATTTATACGTGGATTTTTAGGAAAAATGTTGTTCTCCGGTGAAGAAGTTATGAAGAAAGTGTCTGTACTTTCTGGGGGAGAAAAAATGCGTTGTATGTTCTCTCGCATGATGCTTCAGGGTGCCAACTTCTTAATTTTCGATGAACCAACCAATCACTTGGATTTGGAATCTATTACCGCATTAAACAACGGTATGTCTGATTTTAAAGGTTCCATGTTGTTTACATCCCGTGACCATGAATTGACTGAAACGGTTGCCAATAGAATTATTGAATTGACACCAAAAGGTATCATCGACAAATTGATGACTTACGATGAATACATCAATAGCGATGTGGTGAAAGCACAACGTGAAGAAATGTATAAATAA
- a CDS encoding endonuclease/exonuclease/phosphatase family protein translates to MLLDLLFEKKIRPKGFRKIVILFICASAGVMLGFKLKPKQQPKLSNAVYAAMPEATYGKLNLLTYNIAGLPELISSAVTERSSSITSIGNRINGFDIVNVQEDFNYNKFLYSENKHSYRTANMGGVPFGDGLSTLSKYPIVEFERVGWTDCNGADCLTPKGFSYARIQLAKEVFIDVYNVHATSQDDPNATIARQKNINQLKAYIKMYSAGRPLLIMGDFNAHYAYELDNIGSFQKDLGLVDAWVSLRNKGDIPGHQANFEAKTALELTEDCEGIDKIYYRNNHHLLFEAKNYQVQKKLFQNEKGQDLSDHCAVSLQLGWRIVKPSVQ, encoded by the coding sequence ATGCTATTAGATCTATTGTTCGAAAAAAAAATTAGACCTAAGGGTTTTCGAAAGATTGTCATCTTATTTATTTGTGCGTCTGCCGGTGTTATGTTGGGTTTTAAGTTGAAGCCAAAACAACAGCCAAAGCTCAGTAATGCTGTGTATGCAGCTATGCCGGAAGCGACTTACGGAAAGCTAAATTTGTTAACGTACAATATAGCTGGCCTTCCTGAATTGATTTCCAGTGCTGTAACCGAACGGTCTTCCAGTATTACGTCGATCGGCAATCGGATCAATGGGTTTGATATTGTCAATGTGCAGGAAGATTTTAACTACAACAAGTTCCTCTACAGCGAAAATAAGCATAGCTACCGAACGGCAAATATGGGTGGGGTACCTTTTGGGGACGGACTGAGTACACTTTCAAAATATCCGATTGTTGAGTTTGAGCGGGTAGGCTGGACTGATTGCAATGGTGCAGATTGTCTGACTCCTAAAGGCTTTTCTTATGCTCGAATTCAATTGGCCAAAGAGGTATTTATTGATGTTTATAATGTACATGCGACATCTCAGGATGATCCGAATGCAACGATTGCCCGGCAGAAGAATATAAATCAGCTAAAAGCCTATATTAAAATGTATTCGGCTGGCAGACCGCTTTTGATTATGGGCGACTTTAATGCACATTATGCTTACGAGCTGGATAACATCGGTTCTTTTCAGAAGGACTTAGGTTTGGTAGATGCGTGGGTAAGTTTACGCAACAAAGGTGATATTCCCGGGCACCAAGCGAATTTTGAAGCGAAAACAGCATTGGAGCTGACAGAGGACTGCGAAGGTATCGATAAAATTTACTATCGCAATAACCATCATTTGCTATTTGAGGCAAAGAATTATCAGGTTCAAAAAAAGCTTTTCCAAAACGAAAAGGGCCAAGATTTATCCGATCATTGTGCAGTGTCTTTACAATTAGGCTGGCGTATTGTCAAACCTTCGGTTCAATAA
- a CDS encoding glycosyltransferase family 4 protein, producing MRKVAFFTEILVEDFDGASRTMFQLINRIDQQKFNYFFIYGGGPTQFRNFHSYKVPTFKIPVNDDYCLAIPQLIKKKLELALDKFAPDMIHIATPSLLGFFALNYAKRKGIPVLTIYHTHFISYIAYYFKNILPLVKPTEQWMKKAMNNFYNKCDIVYVPTKSILNELQQIGLQQEGLKLWQRGIDTALFNPKKKNLSQLQTITKNDKPTILFVSRIVWEKNIKMLIEIYQQIQAQNLDYNFIVVGEGIAKIIAMQEMPNAIFLGKKSHDELAILYASADAFVFPSVSETYGNVVVEALASGLPCVIADGGGSASLIQHGKNGFKCQPENAAGYVYYLKKILSDVSLKKNLINEGLSYVGQLDWNRLSGCYFNDIELLIDKTQEVDLAWAN from the coding sequence ATGAGAAAGGTAGCCTTCTTTACAGAGATACTCGTCGAGGATTTCGACGGTGCATCACGGACAATGTTTCAGCTAATAAACCGTATAGACCAGCAGAAATTCAACTATTTTTTTATTTATGGTGGCGGCCCTACGCAATTTCGCAATTTTCATTCTTACAAGGTACCCACATTCAAAATACCGGTCAACGACGATTATTGTCTCGCTATTCCACAGCTTATTAAAAAGAAACTTGAGCTCGCCTTAGATAAATTTGCTCCCGACATGATCCATATTGCAACGCCTTCGCTTTTAGGTTTTTTTGCATTAAATTATGCCAAACGGAAAGGTATTCCTGTCCTTACGATCTATCATACACACTTCATTTCATACATTGCCTATTATTTCAAAAACATACTCCCCTTGGTCAAGCCAACTGAACAATGGATGAAAAAAGCAATGAATAACTTTTATAACAAATGTGATATTGTCTATGTACCCACCAAATCTATTCTAAACGAATTACAGCAGATCGGCTTACAACAAGAAGGATTAAAGCTGTGGCAAAGAGGAATAGACACAGCTCTGTTTAACCCCAAAAAAAAGAATCTATCTCAACTGCAGACCATCACAAAGAATGATAAACCAACAATCCTTTTTGTCAGCCGTATCGTCTGGGAAAAAAATATTAAAATGCTTATTGAAATCTATCAACAGATACAGGCACAAAACCTCGACTATAATTTCATTGTTGTCGGTGAAGGAATAGCCAAAATAATTGCAATGCAAGAGATGCCTAATGCCATTTTCTTAGGAAAGAAAAGCCATGATGAGCTTGCAATCCTATATGCTTCGGCAGATGCCTTTGTTTTTCCGTCGGTCTCAGAAACTTACGGAAATGTCGTTGTCGAAGCATTGGCATCCGGACTTCCTTGTGTTATCGCTGATGGAGGAGGTTCGGCTTCCTTAATTCAGCACGGGAAAAATGGATTTAAGTGTCAACCTGAAAATGCAGCTGGATATGTTTACTACCTCAAAAAAATTCTCTCTGACGTGAGCCTAAAAAAGAATCTCATCAATGAAGGTCTATCCTATGTCGGACAACTGGATTGGAATAGACTATCTGGGTGCTATTTTAATGACATTGAACTATTGATTGACAAAACACAGGAAGTCGATTTGGCATGGGCAAACTAA
- a CDS encoding lysylphosphatidylglycerol synthase transmembrane domain-containing protein codes for MGKLTNPSQLIKGIFLFLILASITFFLAKSDLNALKKELSSVGYRFIIILFTTFAAYFVGTLAWWICLGSAKKKVNLIELFAIRQIGETVGLFNPTSIIGGDLLKAQLITHYNIPLKEGLNSVAISRITAVLSQLTLFLIAMLWLVFSPLKNEIIRYAGPVIYMICLFLFLLMILILYWLIVAKSPSQTRASTATLFGKAKAHVQSLLWNVKDFYQHQNKVFWYSYLLFALHWIIGSLEFYYILKFLGVAVQPIHGLIVDMSVIVLKSIGAFIPGQLGIEEIANKLLLHMIGITGGSIWLSASLLRRGRQLTWVALGFIFYLCIKRKPVHVSI; via the coding sequence ATGGGCAAACTAACAAACCCAAGCCAACTCATCAAAGGTATTTTTCTATTTTTGATTCTGGCGTCCATAACTTTCTTTTTAGCGAAAAGCGACTTAAATGCCTTGAAAAAAGAGCTCTCCTCCGTTGGTTATCGTTTTATAATTATTTTGTTTACGACTTTCGCGGCCTACTTTGTAGGCACATTAGCTTGGTGGATATGCTTGGGCTCCGCAAAAAAGAAGGTCAATCTGATCGAACTCTTTGCCATCCGTCAAATCGGGGAAACCGTTGGACTATTCAACCCTACAAGCATTATAGGTGGTGATTTATTAAAGGCACAATTGATAACCCATTATAACATTCCCTTAAAAGAAGGATTGAATTCAGTTGCAATATCCCGTATTACCGCCGTACTGTCTCAATTGACACTCTTTTTGATTGCTATGCTTTGGTTGGTATTTTCTCCTTTAAAAAATGAAATTATACGCTACGCAGGCCCAGTAATATATATGATCTGTCTATTTTTGTTCCTTTTGATGATCCTGATACTTTATTGGTTAATAGTTGCAAAAAGTCCCTCGCAAACCAGGGCTTCAACAGCAACACTTTTTGGAAAAGCAAAAGCGCATGTTCAGTCACTACTTTGGAACGTTAAAGACTTTTATCAGCATCAAAATAAGGTTTTTTGGTATTCTTACTTACTTTTTGCACTACATTGGATTATTGGCAGCCTTGAATTCTATTATATTCTAAAATTTTTGGGTGTTGCAGTACAACCAATACATGGTCTAATAGTAGATATGAGTGTCATTGTGCTGAAAAGCATCGGTGCTTTTATTCCAGGGCAACTGGGCATTGAAGAAATCGCCAATAAACTCCTACTCCATATGATCGGTATTACTGGGGGTAGTATTTGGCTCAGTGCTTCATTATTACGTCGCGGTCGACAGCTCACCTGGGTAGCGTTGGGGTTTATATTTTATCTATGCATCAAAAGGAAACCAGTACATGTATCCATCTGA
- a CDS encoding glycosyltransferase family 4 protein: MEKQSFELINTAALYLKVHTLVFDNREPLLAFFFQLNRRILAKINDNPGIKLIHFNDGLIASLASFHKGYSHLKRVATLHGLDIVFPFRYFQRKIIPRFNTFDQLIAVSQATADAAQLRGIDPSKIIVIPNGVDPIHYSTENNEPACESKPYFITLGRPVKRKGFSWLMKHVIPAIQGDFKLLMVGPFDHEPTWKERLLQLIPKKINHLITLFLGFPTDQQEIRKLLKAYPEKIEHLGKVSFEQLQGLLTNSQAFLMPNIEVAGDMEGFGLVCLEASTAGTIVIAAELEGIKSAVAHNYNGLLLPSENQNAWIEQLQAILANPVHYKSLSLQFKQNTLKQYSWDIMARSYCQSFADLVTAADK, encoded by the coding sequence ATGGAAAAACAAAGCTTTGAACTGATCAATACTGCGGCTCTTTACTTGAAGGTACACACCTTAGTCTTTGACAACCGGGAACCTCTTTTAGCTTTTTTCTTCCAGCTGAATCGCCGAATTCTAGCCAAAATTAACGATAACCCCGGCATCAAGCTTATTCACTTTAATGATGGCTTAATTGCGTCTTTAGCCTCTTTTCACAAAGGATATTCACATTTAAAACGAGTTGCCACGCTTCACGGACTGGATATCGTCTTTCCCTTTCGCTATTTTCAGCGTAAGATCATACCGCGGTTTAATACATTTGATCAGCTTATTGCGGTTAGCCAAGCTACCGCCGACGCCGCCCAGTTACGTGGTATCGATCCATCCAAAATTATTGTTATACCCAACGGTGTAGATCCGATACACTACTCCACTGAAAACAATGAACCAGCCTGCGAAAGCAAACCCTATTTTATCACTTTGGGACGCCCTGTTAAACGGAAGGGCTTCTCGTGGTTGATGAAACATGTCATTCCCGCTATCCAGGGTGATTTCAAATTACTGATGGTAGGTCCATTCGATCACGAACCTACATGGAAAGAACGCCTATTGCAGCTTATACCCAAAAAGATAAATCATTTAATCACCTTATTCCTCGGATTTCCGACCGATCAGCAAGAGATCCGAAAGCTACTGAAAGCATACCCCGAAAAAATTGAACATCTTGGAAAGGTTTCATTCGAACAACTGCAAGGTCTCTTGACCAACTCACAGGCGTTTTTGATGCCCAATATTGAAGTGGCCGGTGATATGGAAGGCTTTGGCCTCGTCTGTCTGGAAGCTTCCACCGCAGGCACCATCGTTATCGCCGCCGAATTAGAAGGAATTAAAAGCGCCGTTGCACACAATTACAATGGGCTTCTACTGCCAAGCGAAAACCAAAACGCATGGATCGAACAACTTCAAGCCATTTTAGCAAATCCAGTCCATTATAAAAGCCTGAGCCTACAGTTCAAACAGAATACCCTAAAACAATATAGCTGGGATATTATGGCTAGATCTTATTGCCAATCATTTGCAGACTTAGTTACAGCAGCAGATAAATAA
- a CDS encoding MDR family MFS transporter → MENLNQQDSLVEYGFRRVVITITAVLCALLEIVDTTIVNVALNDMKGSLGATLTDVAWVITAYAIANVIVIPMTSWLSQQFGRRNYFAASIIIFTVSSFLCGNATNIWELVAFRFIQGMGGGALLVTAQTIITESYPKEKRSMAQAIYGMGVIIGPTLGPPLGGYIIDNFSWPYIFYINVPLGIIATLLTLSFVRSPKYSQKQSANEVDWFGMIFLIMFIGSLQFVLEHGQQDDWFDDPLILGLSILSVFGLLFFIWRELVYDKPIVNLRVLKDKNLQVGVVMSFILGFGLFGSTFIIPIYTQSILGWTATDAGLLLLPSSIMTGIMMPFIGKMIQNGVPQKYMVAVGLSIFFGFCFWMYSLMTNDTGSEHMFWPLILRGVGLGLLFVPVMTLSLSTLQGKSIGEGAAFTGMMRQLGGSFGIALITTFIARDSQKHRVDLVANLDPSKFDVQQRVQQLQMSFQSKGFSPNEALAKAHQILDMSVMKQATVLSYMDVFLYLGVVFLICVPFVLMIKQGKTQIDMSSVH, encoded by the coding sequence ATGGAAAATTTAAATCAACAAGATAGTCTGGTTGAATATGGTTTTCGACGCGTCGTAATCACGATTACAGCAGTGCTTTGTGCGCTGTTGGAAATCGTGGATACAACCATCGTCAACGTGGCTCTGAACGACATGAAAGGTTCGTTGGGAGCGACATTGACCGATGTCGCTTGGGTTATTACAGCGTACGCAATCGCTAACGTAATTGTGATACCGATGACCAGCTGGTTGTCCCAACAATTTGGTCGAAGAAATTACTTCGCGGCTTCTATTATCATCTTTACAGTATCTTCATTTTTATGCGGTAACGCGACCAATATTTGGGAGCTTGTTGCATTTCGTTTTATACAAGGGATGGGCGGTGGAGCCTTGTTGGTAACGGCACAAACCATCATCACAGAGAGTTACCCGAAAGAAAAACGTAGTATGGCTCAGGCCATCTATGGTATGGGGGTTATTATTGGTCCTACATTAGGTCCTCCTTTAGGTGGATATATTATCGATAATTTCTCTTGGCCTTATATATTTTATATCAATGTGCCCTTAGGGATTATTGCTACATTGTTGACCTTATCTTTTGTGCGCAGCCCTAAATATAGCCAAAAGCAATCTGCAAATGAAGTGGATTGGTTTGGTATGATCTTTTTAATTATGTTTATCGGTTCTCTTCAATTCGTTTTGGAGCACGGACAGCAGGATGACTGGTTCGACGACCCTTTGATATTAGGCTTATCAATCTTATCTGTTTTCGGGCTATTGTTCTTTATCTGGCGGGAACTGGTGTATGACAAACCCATTGTTAACCTGCGTGTATTGAAGGATAAGAATTTGCAGGTAGGTGTGGTGATGAGCTTTATCCTCGGTTTTGGCTTGTTTGGTTCGACCTTTATTATTCCCATCTATACGCAGTCAATTTTGGGATGGACAGCGACCGATGCGGGTTTGCTCTTATTACCAAGTTCGATCATGACAGGTATCATGATGCCTTTTATAGGAAAGATGATCCAAAATGGTGTTCCTCAAAAATATATGGTTGCCGTGGGACTTAGTATCTTTTTTGGCTTCTGTTTTTGGATGTACAGTTTAATGACGAATGACACGGGCTCGGAGCACATGTTTTGGCCACTGATTCTACGCGGAGTTGGACTGGGTTTGTTGTTCGTACCTGTTATGACGCTTTCTTTATCGACATTGCAAGGTAAATCAATTGGTGAAGGTGCTGCCTTTACAGGGATGATGCGTCAGTTGGGTGGTTCGTTCGGAATTGCCTTGATCACGACATTTATTGCCCGTGATAGCCAAAAACATCGTGTCGACCTGGTTGCCAATTTAGATCCAAGTAAATTTGATGTGCAACAACGGGTGCAACAATTGCAAATGAGTTTTCAGTCGAAAGGCTTTTCGCCTAATGAGGCGCTGGCCAAAGCGCATCAAATATTAGACATGAGTGTGATGAAACAAGCGACCGTTTTATCTTATATGGATGTGTTTTTGTATCTCGGGGTTGTCTTTCTGATTTGTGTTCCTTTTGTATTGATGATCAAACAAGGGAAAACACAGATCGATATGTCCAGTGTACATTAG
- a CDS encoding HlyD family secretion protein — MENTIENAPEKKGTNKKFTIVLAALVIFGGAYGGYKYLHGQAHETTDDAQVEKNMSPIIPRVGGFISKVYVKDNDLVKKGDTLFTIESQDYQVRVDEALAALAAAQSSFDVSKADVSASSANVAISDATIQSNLGSIEAARIRAKQANNDYIRYQNLYNNQSITKQQYEQALTAKLEADKQVEILQQQRNASASQRNAIVSKTTVASKQTSVAEANIKRANAQLEAAKLNLSYTAVLASVDGQVSNIKVQPGQMVNPGQSLFYIVDNIETWVVANFKETQLEKMKPGQKVGIKVDAYPNIEFEGEVNSFSPATGSRFSLLPPDNATGNFVKTVQRLPVKIKLTKDNKAENVALLRPGMNADVDVHVQ; from the coding sequence ATGGAAAATACAATAGAAAACGCACCTGAGAAAAAAGGTACAAATAAAAAATTCACCATTGTTTTGGCTGCACTCGTTATTTTCGGTGGGGCTTACGGTGGCTATAAATACCTGCATGGTCAAGCACACGAAACGACTGATGACGCACAAGTAGAAAAAAACATGAGTCCGATTATTCCCCGTGTTGGTGGATTCATTTCGAAAGTCTACGTAAAGGATAACGATTTGGTTAAAAAAGGCGATACCTTGTTTACCATTGAAAGCCAGGATTATCAGGTTCGCGTAGATGAAGCTTTAGCAGCACTTGCAGCGGCTCAAAGCAGTTTTGATGTTTCAAAGGCGGATGTGTCTGCGTCTTCGGCAAATGTAGCTATCTCTGATGCAACGATCCAATCGAATTTGGGAAGCATTGAAGCAGCACGTATTCGTGCCAAGCAAGCGAATAATGATTATATCCGCTATCAAAACTTATACAACAACCAATCGATTACGAAGCAACAATATGAGCAAGCTTTAACCGCTAAGCTAGAAGCTGATAAGCAGGTTGAAATTTTGCAACAACAACGTAATGCAAGTGCATCTCAACGCAATGCAATCGTTAGTAAAACAACAGTAGCTTCTAAGCAAACTTCCGTTGCTGAAGCAAATATAAAGAGAGCGAATGCGCAGCTTGAAGCGGCTAAATTGAACCTTTCATATACAGCTGTACTTGCATCGGTTGATGGGCAGGTGTCTAACATTAAGGTTCAGCCCGGTCAAATGGTCAATCCAGGTCAATCTTTGTTCTACATTGTCGATAATATTGAAACTTGGGTCGTTGCCAACTTTAAAGAGACGCAATTGGAAAAAATGAAGCCTGGTCAAAAGGTGGGAATCAAAGTGGATGCTTATCCTAATATCGAATTTGAAGGTGAAGTAAATTCTTTTTCACCAGCTACTGGTTCACGATTCTCTTTATTGCCGCCAGATAATGCAACGGGTAACTTTGTGAAAACTGTGCAGCGTTTGCCAGTAAAAATTAAATTGACAAAAGACAATAAAGCAGAAAACGTGGCTTTGCTCAGACCGGGCATGAATGCTGACGTAGATGTGCATGTTCAATAA
- a CDS encoding TolC family protein, with protein MKNKLANLSALLLLSPMGLLAQDNKHMTLEEIIHLAANQSVEAKSADTKIFGRQLEVETAKSKQLPDAKLGGQYMAMTTPNVNLKLALGEGGAAPDIAANQLWLGQASVSLPIYTGGRIKGGIDIAKDVLRAEEYNAVANKEQLAIRAINLYLSLYKAQQTNLLIAENIKQSEQRVSDFKAMLDNGLIARNDLLKAELQLSNYQVSLQEAQKNIKVLNYQLANFLKIDEDTQLDQINLADVRGVDLGLKASFDAARSTRSDVKSMESQRLVAEDQLKVTKAAAMPTVSATAGYNAFGLQKVVTVTNAAMIGVGVSYDIGSLYKNKREVNVAKNRIKEIDEHIELLNDKVKVQVQQANENYMLAQKQDVVYHQALDQAVENYRITKDKYDNGIADTDDLLTADVQQLQSKINLAISKANTIEKYYDLLLANGSLNIK; from the coding sequence ATGAAAAATAAGTTGGCCAATTTAAGTGCTTTATTACTTCTAAGTCCCATGGGTTTATTGGCACAAGACAATAAGCATATGACTTTGGAAGAGATAATTCACTTGGCCGCAAATCAAAGCGTGGAAGCGAAGTCTGCTGATACCAAGATATTTGGAAGGCAGCTCGAAGTCGAAACTGCCAAATCAAAGCAACTTCCCGACGCAAAATTGGGGGGACAATACATGGCGATGACTACTCCAAATGTGAATTTAAAGTTGGCATTGGGTGAAGGAGGGGCTGCGCCAGATATTGCCGCGAATCAATTGTGGTTAGGACAGGCATCGGTAAGCCTGCCAATCTATACCGGCGGAAGGATCAAGGGGGGCATTGATATTGCAAAAGATGTATTAAGAGCCGAAGAATACAACGCTGTAGCAAATAAGGAACAATTGGCTATACGCGCAATTAATCTTTATCTAAGCCTTTATAAGGCTCAGCAAACCAATTTGTTGATTGCAGAAAATATTAAACAGTCTGAGCAGCGGGTTTCGGATTTTAAAGCTATGTTAGACAATGGATTGATCGCTCGTAATGACTTATTGAAAGCTGAGTTGCAGTTATCTAATTATCAGGTATCGCTTCAGGAAGCGCAGAAAAATATCAAGGTACTGAATTATCAATTGGCTAATTTCCTGAAGATTGACGAAGATACACAGTTGGATCAGATTAATCTAGCGGATGTGAGGGGTGTTGATTTGGGCTTAAAGGCATCATTTGATGCTGCGAGAAGCACCCGTTCGGATGTGAAATCGATGGAATCTCAACGTCTGGTTGCTGAAGATCAGTTGAAAGTAACTAAAGCTGCTGCCATGCCAACTGTCTCTGCAACGGCAGGTTATAATGCTTTTGGCCTTCAAAAAGTGGTTACTGTAACCAATGCAGCGATGATAGGCGTGGGGGTATCGTATGATATAGGTTCGCTTTATAAGAACAAAAGGGAGGTTAATGTCGCCAAAAATCGTATTAAAGAAATCGATGAACATATTGAACTATTAAACGACAAAGTGAAAGTTCAGGTACAGCAGGCGAACGAGAACTATATGTTGGCACAAAAGCAGGATGTAGTATATCATCAGGCGCTGGATCAGGCAGTTGAAAATTATCGTATTACCAAAGATAAGTATGATAACGGTATTGCAGATACAGATGATTTGTTGACGGCAGATGTACAGCAACTTCAAAGTAAAATTAACCTTGCGATCAGCAAAGCAAACACAATCGAAAAATACTATGACCTTCTATTGGCAAATGGGTCGTTAAATATTAAATAG
- a CDS encoding TetR/AcrR family transcriptional regulator, with amino-acid sequence MEFNEKQIDILLAAERLFATKGFDGTSVRDIANEANVNVAMINYYFGSKDKLLDTFFEWRVPDFMINVDELAGIDHALDKIDAMVDRSIKSMNSHRKLYHIITIESSLKQRMLISEAFRKLKLHNLEVISSVINDGVAQGVFKEGYDPILIHSMMMGTFMNFQMNHSFLQDQLHIDNDKDYACYIETTLTEFIQKTIKALLTYEK; translated from the coding sequence ATGGAATTTAACGAAAAACAGATTGATATTCTCCTCGCAGCAGAACGTCTTTTTGCAACAAAAGGGTTTGATGGAACTTCCGTCCGTGATATCGCCAATGAAGCGAATGTCAACGTGGCGATGATCAACTATTATTTTGGTTCTAAAGACAAGCTATTGGATACTTTCTTTGAATGGCGTGTTCCTGATTTTATGATCAATGTGGATGAACTTGCAGGTATTGATCATGCGTTGGATAAAATTGATGCGATGGTGGATCGATCAATTAAATCGATGAACTCTCATCGAAAGCTATATCACATTATTACCATCGAAAGTTCACTAAAACAACGGATGCTTATATCTGAAGCTTTTAGGAAACTCAAATTACACAATTTAGAAGTGATCTCTTCCGTAATCAATGATGGGGTTGCACAGGGGGTATTTAAGGAGGGGTATGACCCGATCTTAATTCATTCGATGATGATGGGAACTTTTATGAATTTCCAGATGAACCATAGCTTTTTACAGGATCAGTTGCATATCGATAATGATAAAGACTATGCATGTTATATAGAAACAACTTTGACAGAATTTATACAGAAAACAATTAAAGCTTTATTGACATATGAAAAATAA